The Lentimicrobium sp. L6 genome includes the window TGTTTTGCCTAGTTTTAAGAGCTTGCTTTGATGTTCAATTTTACCTATCAATTGCTTTTTCTGGTGTAAATGAGCTTATTTCCAGGGTTCCAATTCTCTCCTTTGTCGAAGGAATTTTCAATGAGTACATTAAAGTGATCTGAATCTTCAGGAGTGATGGTGACCTTTCCAAATGCCTGAGGGTCTTGCATTCCACCATAAATCATTTTAGTATTATCCGCAGTAAAAGTGGAATCGCTTATCTGGCCTATAAACATTTCTGTTTCGCCTGAAAAGTCGTTATAAACGCATACGCGATATTTTCCACTCCCAGCATGATAACTATACTGTGAAACGATGGGCATTACAAAATCAGTTTTATACCTTATTTTTTCTTCTAGCATATTATTCGCAGCATATTTGATGGTAGAAGTTGTTGCATCCATGGGATACCACTTGTTGGCTCGTCCACTCCATCCTTGTACTTCCACATCCCAACTACCTTTCATAAAACTCAAGGCTTCCATTTCTGAACTTTTTGCCATTTCGAAGAGCTCCTCATCAAGTTCTATATTGAATAGAATGTCTTCTATTAAAAGAACTCGGTTTCTTTGGCTAAACATCTTTTCTTCATAGTAAGGAATCACCAAGCCATTGATTTCTCTGAAATCTTCGAAATAGCTTTCTGCTGGTGTGGGGTAAGTAAAATCTACCCAATAAGAGTCGCGACGGTATTCTAAATAAGTATTGGCATCAATATACCAAGTCTCATATTTGCCACTAGGACGGGTGAGTTTAATGGTATAAACCTCTACACCTTCTAAATCTTGCTTGCCTATTAACTTAGCCACCAATCCTTTTTCTTTATAATCGAGAAAAGGAGTCATTAGGCTAGATTTTTGTTGAAAGACATTATCCTCGTCTTTGCTTAGAATTCTTGGAAAACTGATTTCATGCCATGGGTCAATGGTCCAGCCATGTTCTCCATCGAAAGCTTCGATAACAGCATGTTTACCCAAGTGTAACTCGCTATAATATTGACCTTTATTGGTTTTTATGGCCATCCAATCTTCTTCTACACTAAAGGCAGTAAATCGGCCAGTGATTTTCATGTTATTCACCTTAGCCCAATTTTCTGCTCCTCCTCTGGCTTCTATATGTTTGCTGATAATTTCATCCAATTCTTGGGCTTGAATCACCCCAAAACATAATACTAATAATAAGCTCCAAATTAATTTACTCTTCATCATTTTAGTTTTTGGTGTTTCTATTTGATTTTATAACAAGCCATATGTGTAAGATTCCTCACATATACTTTTCCATTTACAAAACTCGGTGCAGTCCATGATTTGCCCTCCAAGGCTTGAACGGAAGTTTTTTCTACATAAGCGTCAGGTTTGGCTTCTACAATAATGAGTTTCCCTTTGTCAGATAAAACCAATAATTGATCATCAACGATCATCAAGCTCCCTTTTCCAAATCCTCTTTTGGTCCATTTTGCTTCTCCTGTTTCTGCTGAGATACAGCGCAGAGAGGCCACATGAAATCCATAGATATATCCATCGTGATAAACCGCTGTGTTGAAATCCGTTTTCATGCTGGTTCCTCTAATAAATTCGGTGGCTTTATGGTCATTTATTTCTACTATCACAAAACCAGGATTTCTAATTCCAGATAAGAAGATTTTGTTGTTTTTAATCAGTAATGGCATGGCTGTAATTCCTCCAAAAGGCATGGCATAGGTCCATAAGGTATCTCCTTTTGGGTTGAAAGAATACAGGGTTTTTCCATTGGCAAAGATGATTTGTAATTGCTCATCAATGGTAGTGAGTAGGGGAGAATTGAAAGAGGCATTTCCCTTTCCATAATTCCAAACGATTTCGCCATTTTCTTTATCAAAAGCAACAAAAGCCTTATTCTCTGCTCCACCCACTTCCATAATTAATAAGCCCTCAAGTATGATAGGCGAAGTAGAAAACCCCCAGCGAGGTTCTGCAGATCCGTATTTAGCTTTAAGGTCTATTTGCCAAATGATAGCTCCATCTTTTAGGTGATGAGCACTAAGTTTTCCATGGCCGCTCAAACAATATATATGTTCATCATCAATAGAAGGAGTCGTTCTAGAACCATCTCCCCAGCCATCTGGGTCAAAATAAATACTATCTACTTTTTGTCGCCAAAGCTCTTTTCCTGTTTCTACTTCGTAGGCAGCTAGAAATTCACTGCCAGTAGTGCTATCTATGGTTTGGCTGGTCATGGTATACATTCGGTTTCCCATCATGGTGAGTTCAGCAAATCCAGAACCCAATTCATGTTTCCAAACCAACTCGGGTTTACTTGTCGACCAATCCACTCCATCTAGGCTTTCCATACTTTTTCCAGACCTATCTTCTCCTCGAAACTGTGTCCATTTATTCGCAGACTCCTCCTGAGCAATGCCAAGTGAAACCAGGCCAATCATTAATAGCCATAAAATACTCAAACGCGTGAAATATTTATTCATATTATTGAAATTTAATGAATGATAAAAAAAGGTGAAGATATTCTCTATCTCCAAAATTTTGGGTGGTTTTACAAGCGTTTCTCAAATGATACTCAAATGCTGCTATAAAAATAGGAAAAATCATAATGGTAGCCATGATTTAATCTGAATTCTATTTGATAAGCTGTTTATTTAGAAAAAGTTAAAATTGGAATGCTTTGATTTTGTCTTTTATTCGTTACTAATCAGTCAAGTGTCAATTTACTGTAGTTACCCATAATAAATGATTTTTTTGTTTTGCCCCTTCCCCATGGGGAGCCAAAAAAATCAGATTTTAGTTTCAAAAATCAAATTAGAATAGAATATCAAATTTTTCAATCTAATCATTTTGCTGAATCTTTTCCCTGACTCCCCTTGGGGTTGGGGAAATCAGGGGAAATTAAACTATAGTAATTCTTACTGATTAGTAACTTTTATTCTATGGTGTTATTGGAAAAGCCTCATCGATAAAAAATGACATGGTACACATACTAACCTACATTGATGTTAATTTTATATCTTAGTCCCCACATAGCATGACCTATTTTTTACATATAATATATTGTTTTAAACTCACCAACCCATACTAAGGTTTATGAAGGATATTCCGGAAATAAGTTTTAATAAAGATAAGGAGCAGTCAATAAGTGGCTTTGAACTTATTGAGTTAAAAGGACTATTTCAAACTTCTGAGCAACCCATAGATCATAACCCATACCGACCACATCGTTTAAACTTTTTTGCCAACTTGATAATTACAGATGGAGAGGTGAATCATATTGTCGATTTTGAGGTTCACCATCTACAAGCAGGGGATGTGATGGTTATTTCAAAGGGTCAGATACATGCTTTTGATGAGTTTTCTCAATATTATGGTTATCTAGTACTATTCACGGAAGAGTTTATGCATAAATATATAGCTCAGTCTACTATTGCAGAGATTAAGCATTTGTATAATTACTTCTTAAAGCACCAAAAGATTAACGATTTAGAAAATAGTCAAATTTTCATAAGCACTCTTAAAAAGGAATCTAAAAATCATTCTCCATTACTGCCTAACTTGTTTGGCGCCTTACTCAGTATCTACCTTCTTAAATTAAACGACAAAAATATGAATACTACACATTTTATCGATATTAAGAGTTTGGATTACTTTAACCAGTTTAGGCTTCTGATAGAAAAGAACTTTTCAAAAACGCGTGATGCCAAAGTATATGCCTCTGATTTATCGGTTACTTATCGTTACTTGAATCAAGTTTGTAAGGAGGTTTCAAAGAATACTGCGAAGTCTTTTATCGACAGTTATGTGGTGCTTGAATCTAAAAGGTTGCTGGTAACTACTTCGCTTTCAGTCAAAGAAATATCATTTGTTCTTGGTTTTGAAGAGCCAACTAATTTCACGAAATTTTTCAAGAAACATACTAAAGAAACTCCATTTCAATTTAGAAATAGAGGTGATTAGAAATCTGGATAAAAAGCCTTAAAGTGACTTTATAAGCCTAATTAGGAATTGTTTTTTAAAGGGGTGTTGCATAGATTAACCATTTATAATCATGTTTTCACCTTTCCTAGGGTCTTTTTTCGCCACATCTTTGCAGCATAATTAAAAACAAAGATAAAGATGAAAACAATGACAAGAAAATTACTATTGATGGCAATGATAAGTTTATTTGCTTTTACTGCTTGTGATAAGGATGATGTAATACTAGATGAAACCGTTTTGGTTACCGAGGGT containing:
- a CDS encoding PQQ-binding-like beta-propeller repeat protein, with translation MNKYFTRLSILWLLMIGLVSLGIAQEESANKWTQFRGEDRSGKSMESLDGVDWSTSKPELVWKHELGSGFAELTMMGNRMYTMTSQTIDSTTGSEFLAAYEVETGKELWRQKVDSIYFDPDGWGDGSRTTPSIDDEHIYCLSGHGKLSAHHLKDGAIIWQIDLKAKYGSAEPRWGFSTSPIILEGLLIMEVGGAENKAFVAFDKENGEIVWNYGKGNASFNSPLLTTIDEQLQIIFANGKTLYSFNPKGDTLWTYAMPFGGITAMPLLIKNNKIFLSGIRNPGFVIVEINDHKATEFIRGTSMKTDFNTAVYHDGYIYGFHVASLRCISAETGEAKWTKRGFGKGSLMIVDDQLLVLSDKGKLIIVEAKPDAYVEKTSVQALEGKSWTAPSFVNGKVYVRNLTHMACYKIK
- a CDS encoding AraC family transcriptional regulator; translated protein: MKDIPEISFNKDKEQSISGFELIELKGLFQTSEQPIDHNPYRPHRLNFFANLIITDGEVNHIVDFEVHHLQAGDVMVISKGQIHAFDEFSQYYGYLVLFTEEFMHKYIAQSTIAEIKHLYNYFLKHQKINDLENSQIFISTLKKESKNHSPLLPNLFGALLSIYLLKLNDKNMNTTHFIDIKSLDYFNQFRLLIEKNFSKTRDAKVYASDLSVTYRYLNQVCKEVSKNTAKSFIDSYVVLESKRLLVTTSLSVKEISFVLGFEEPTNFTKFFKKHTKETPFQFRNRGD